The Nitrospirota bacterium genome includes the window GCTTTTACATCATCCCGACCTGATGCCTATCTGGTGGTCATTGGCTCTTGGGGCATGTCTCGGCGGAAACGGCACTGCAATCGGCGCATCTGCAAATGTCATAGTAGTTGGCATGTCTGAGAAACTCGGCAAAAGGATATCATTTGGCAAGTTTATGCTGTACGGCATGCCATTTATGATAATGACTGTTGTTATTTCGACCGTGTATGTCTGGCTGAGGTATTATGTGTTGAAGATATAATTGAGAACCAGACAAGAGGCAGCGAAAAGCTGCCTTTTTTGCCTTTTTTGTGTGTATTTGACAGGCATAAAAAATTATTTTATTATATGCATAAGGAGGTGTTTTATGAGAGCCACCATAGAGATAGACGATAGGCTTTTTGAGGAGGCAAAAAAACTTACCTCGGTAAAGACCAAAAAGGAACTTATAAACTTGTCACTGAGAGAACTTATAAGAAGAAAAAGAATAGAACATCTTTTAAGCCTGTTTGGAAGCTCGCCTGTGGATATAACCCTTAAGGATGTTGAAAGGTTCAGGGAAGATGAATTCTGAGAGATTCATGGTTGATACAACTGTGTGGATTAAATACCTTCGGGGACTGGTTCCGTCTTTGAGGAATCAAATCAGTTCTCTGGCTTTAGAAGAC containing:
- a CDS encoding type II toxin-antitoxin system VapB family antitoxin, with protein sequence MRATIEIDDRLFEEAKKLTSVKTKKELINLSLRELIRRKRIEHLLSLFGSSPVDITLKDVERFREDEF